A genomic segment from Parolsenella catena encodes:
- a CDS encoding amidohydrolase, producing MAQTADTIRAAARETSDYVIDRRRWYHAHPEVAYKEHDTTAQICADLDALGIPYERPTATGVVATLRGGAPDAYLEDGTPRRRLMLRADIDALPVSEETGEPFCSLNEGRMHACGHDCHIAMLLGAARLLAHLTDELRGEVRLVFQPAEEGGNGSKTMIEAGVLEGVDGVYGTHIWSDVPAGKVSVEAGPRMAATDWWRIDVTGRSAHGAMPNQGADAVLAGAAIVESLQAIVSRNMSPFEPAVVTVGQFHGGTARNVMAGRAWMEGTVRTFHEEAHERIPKLMERMAGEVAAAFGCTARLTYEVAHSTVVNTPEASERAARAAREVLGADALVRYQGSMPGEDFSEYLRRRPGVFVFLGSGTADPSGKVWPQHSSHYDPDESVLVRGSMLAAQYAVDFLNE from the coding sequence ATGGCACAGACGGCGGACACGATTCGTGCAGCGGCACGCGAGACGAGCGACTACGTCATCGACCGCAGGCGCTGGTACCACGCCCACCCCGAGGTCGCCTACAAGGAGCACGACACCACCGCCCAGATCTGCGCGGACCTGGACGCCCTGGGCATTCCCTACGAACGTCCCACCGCCACCGGCGTCGTCGCCACGCTGCGCGGGGGCGCGCCGGACGCCTACCTTGAGGACGGCACTCCACGCCGCCGCCTCATGCTGCGCGCCGACATCGACGCGCTTCCCGTCTCCGAGGAGACCGGCGAGCCATTCTGCTCGCTCAACGAGGGCCGCATGCACGCCTGCGGCCACGACTGCCACATCGCCATGCTGCTTGGCGCCGCGCGCCTGCTCGCGCACCTCACCGACGAGCTGCGCGGCGAGGTGCGCCTCGTGTTCCAGCCGGCCGAGGAGGGCGGCAACGGCTCCAAGACGATGATCGAGGCGGGCGTGCTCGAGGGCGTGGACGGCGTGTATGGCACGCACATCTGGAGCGACGTGCCGGCCGGCAAGGTGTCCGTGGAGGCGGGCCCGCGCATGGCCGCCACGGACTGGTGGCGCATCGACGTCACGGGTCGCAGCGCCCACGGCGCCATGCCCAACCAGGGCGCGGACGCCGTGCTCGCGGGAGCTGCCATCGTGGAGAGCCTGCAGGCCATCGTGAGCCGCAACATGAGCCCCTTCGAGCCCGCCGTCGTCACGGTGGGCCAGTTCCACGGCGGCACCGCGAGAAACGTCATGGCCGGCCGCGCCTGGATGGAGGGCACCGTGCGCACGTTCCACGAGGAGGCCCACGAGCGCATCCCCAAGCTCATGGAGCGCATGGCCGGCGAGGTGGCCGCGGCGTTTGGCTGCACGGCAAGGCTCACCTACGAGGTGGCACACAGCACGGTCGTCAACACGCCCGAGGCGAGCGAGCGCGCCGCGCGAGCCGCACGGGAGGTGCTCGGCGCCGATGCCCTCGTGCGCTACCAAGGCTCCATGCCTGGCGAGGACTTCTCTGAGTACCTGCGTCGCCGCCCCGGCGTGTTCGTGTTCCTCGGCAGCGGCACGGCGGACCCGAGCGGCAAGGTGTGGCCGCAGCACTCCAGCCACTACGACCCGGACGAGTCCGTGCTCGTGCGCGGCTCCATGCTCGCCGCCCAGTACGCGGTTGATTTCTTGAACGAGTAG